GAGCAGGATGGCGAACTGGATCAGGAAGTTGAAGCCCGCCGAGCCGACGCTCGCGAGCGGGAAGATCTCGCGCGGCAGGTAGATCTTCTTGATCAGGCCGGCGTTGTTGACGATGGAGGCGGTCGTCCCGCTGATGATGTCGCTGAACAGGCCGTAGGCGGTGAGCCCGGTGAACACGTAGATCGCGAAGTCGGGGATGCCGCGCGCCGCGCCGAGCACCTGGCCGATCACGATCGCGTAGATCAGCAGCTGGGTGAGCGGGCGGACCAGGGTCCAGACGAAGCCCAGCACGCTGTCCTTGTAGCGCGACTTGAGGTCACGGCGGACCAGCAGCGAGAGCAGCTCGCGATGGCCGAAGATGTCGCGGAGCGCCGCCCACGAGCCGCCGGTCTTGTCGTCGCCGCCGACCGTCACCATGCGTTCTGCGGACAGCGCACGGTATCGATCCTGTGCAGTCATTCAGTCGTCAATCTTGTCGGGGGCTCGATGGATTATAGCTTGCGGCCTCGCGCGGCCACCCATTCGGAGACCGCGCGCATCGGCCGGGTGAGGCGCCAGGACGAGCTGGACTCGAGCCCGTGGACCCGCTTGAGCAGGTCGTTGGTGATGCGGGTGCGCTCGGACTCGATCCCGGCGACGCGGTCGGGCGCGGGGGAGGGGTCCTTGCAGAAGTCGACGAGGTCGCGCAGGGTGTGCTCCCAGGTGTGGTCGCGCGCGTACGCGGCGACGTTGGCCGCGATGCTCCGGCGCGCCTCGTCGTCGTACAGCAGCTCCTCGATCGCCGCGGCCAGCGCCTCCACGTCCTCCGGGGGGACGACGCGGCCGAGGTCGTTGCCGCGGATGATGCCGGCGAAGGTGTCGCCGTCGGTGCTGATGATCGGCAGCGACGCCCACAGGTAGTCGAGGATGCGCGTGCGGAAGCTGAACGCCGTCTCGAGGTGCTCGTAGTGCGTGCTGACGCCGAGGTCGGCGTCGAGCAGGTAGTCGGCGCGGTCGTTGTACGGCACCCACGACTCGTTGAAGAACACGGCCTCGCCGGTGAGCCCGAGCTCCTCGGCCCGGCGACGCGCCTCCACGGCCATCGCCATCGCGGGGATGTCGGGGTTGGGGTGCGCCGCTCCCATGAAGAACAGGCGCAGGTCCGGGTGGTTGCGGCGCGCGACGGCGACGGCCTCGATCAGGGTCAGCGGGTCGAACCAGTTGTAGATGCCGCCGCCCCAGATGATCACCTTGTCGTCGGGCCCGATGCCGGGGACGGTGCCCTTGATGCCGTGCGTCTTCTGCACGGGCGGCTCGTTCTGCACGCCGAACGGCGCGACGCCGAGCAGCGAGCGGAGGCTGGGGTCGCGGTCGTAGGTCGCCGGGTTGATGCGTGCGAGGCCCGCGAGCTGGCCGAGCCAGAAGTCGCGCTGCTTCTCGGAGGCGCACACCATGAAGTCGGCGCGCTCGAGCTGGTCGTTGAGCACCTCGACCGTGTCGACGGCGACGGCGATGCGGGTCTCCGGATCGAAGTCCTTGCCCTGCTCCAGCTGCTCCAGGTGCATCGGGTCGTAGATGTCGGCGACGATGATCGTGTCGGTCTGCTTGATCCACGGGTGGCTGCGGAGGGTGTGGCCCTGGAAGACGAGCACCTCGGCCCAGTCGACGTGGGTGCGCAGACGCTGGTCGTCCGCGAAAGCGACGTGGAAGCGCTCGCTGCTGACGCCCTCCGCCTTGTTGGTCGAGATCAGGCGCACATCGGCGAACTCCGAGAGCGCGGTCGCGATCTCCCAGGCGCGGATCGCCGGGCCGGCCATGCGGACGCCGAGCGTGTCCGGGGTGACGACGAGGATGCGGCGGCGGTCGGTCGCGGCCGGCTGGTCGAGCGGCTCGATGGACGGCATGGGCTCCCCTGTGTCTGGCGACGCGGCGCCGGATGACGGCGCGTCTGGATGGCGGCGGCGGCAGCACGTTCTGCCATCACGGACGGGACTCTCGCCCGCGTTTCCGGCAGAGCGCGAAAGCCGCTGGGCAGGCTACCACCGCAACCGGCGAGACGGCTGGATGCGCGCGACCCTGCGTGAGCGCGCGTTCAGCGCCCGCGGCGCAGCAGCCGGGCCGCGCCGTCGACGGCGCGGACCACGCGGCGGGACAGCACCCGGTCGAGCTGGGCGTGCAGAGCGCGCAGCTCCTCCGTGGTGCGGCCGAGCTCGGCACGTGCCGCGGCGGCGTCCGCCTCGGCCCGGGCGGCGCGGTCGTCGGCGAGCGACAGCCGGCGGTCCAGGTCGGCGATCGCGAGCCCGACCGCGCGCTCGGCCGGCTCGGTCACGTGGTCGACCGGCTCGTCGGCCACGGGCGAGGCGACCGTGTCGGCGATCCGGCGGTCGAGCACGTACTCGCCGGAGGCGATGCCGGCGGCCAGCTCCTCCTCGCCGGGGTGACGGCAGAGATACAGGGGGTAGAGCACGCCGTCCTGCAGGCGGCGGTAGTCGCGCATGCCGTGGTGGTTGGGGCTCGGCGTGAGCTCGGAGTTCTCGTACGCGGAGCCGGCGTTGCGCACCTTGCGGCTGTACTGCGACCACGACCGCCACGGGAAGTGCAGCACCTCCACCTCGAAGCCGTCGGGGACGGGGCCGCGGTTCTCGAGGCTCACGAAGTGGTTGCCCTGCACGACCTCGACCTCGGGGTCGCCGATGTGCACGGCGTCGTGGGTGGCGTGCGCCTTGAGGCCCACCCGCTGGAGCGCCTCCACGCTCCGGAGGTCGCGGTACAGCAGGCGCTGCAGGCCCGTGCCGGCGAGGGCGGCCGGGCCGATCATGTCGTGCACAGGCACGTCGAAGGCCTGGATGCTCGTCGGGATGCCGGAGAAGGCCTTCTTGAGCGTCATGCCGCCGGCCCGCGGGAGCCAGAACTCGTCGGCGTCGGCGTTGATCACCCAGTCGGCGCCGTGCTCGGTCGCCGCCTCGCGCGCCATGCGGGTCACGGTCGGCGCCTGCTGCTTGCGGTGCTCGGGGTCGTGGTGCAGGACCAGCAGGCCGCGGGCCGCGTAGTCCTCGAGGAGCTCCTTCGTGCCGTCCACCGAGCCGTTGTCGGTGACGATCAGGGTGTCGACGCCCTGGGCCAGATGATGGTCGATCATGGCGCCGACGATGTCGGCCTCGTCGCGCACCATCAGGGTCATCGCAAGTCTCACGTGCCGCCTCCCGCAGGACAGTCTAAGCAGAGGGCCTGATTAGACTGGGCCGGATGAACGCCTGGATGAGCGGCCCCCGGCGTGCGCTCGGCCGCCTGCTCCCGACCGGATCGGCTCCGAGGAAGGCGCTGCACGCGGGCAAGGAAGCCGCGAAGACCTTCCGCGCCGAGCTGCAGCCGCCCGCCCCCGAGATCGTCCGCGAGGGCCCCGGCCTGACCGACTACGCCGAGTGGCGCGCGCAGCAGCCGCCGCTCGAGCCGCTGCCGGAGGGCGCCCAGCACACCAGCTTCCTCGTGATCGTGGAGCGGGGGCCGGAGCTCGACGAGGAGACCGTCCTGGCCGTCGCGGCGACGGTGGACAGCGTCAACGCGCAGTCCTCGATCGTCGCGCGGACGCTCGTCGCCCCCATCGGGACGCCGCTGCGCGACCTGCTGCCGGGTGCGGAGGAGGACTTCACGCTCTTCCTGCGGGCTGGATCGGTGCTCGACCCGAACGCGCTGGAGCAGATCGCGAAGGAGCACCGGGTCGACCCCGTGCGCCGGGTGATCGCGTTCGACTCCGACCGCATCGACGGGGAGGGGGAGCGGGTGTCGCCGCGGTTCCGCCCCTCCTGGTCTCCGGAGACGATGCTCGGCGCGAACTACCTCGGCCGGGCCTTCGCGATCCGCACCTCCG
The sequence above is a segment of the Leifsonia williamsii genome. Coding sequences within it:
- a CDS encoding ABC transporter permease, which encodes MTAQDRYRALSAERMVTVGGDDKTGGSWAALRDIFGHRELLSLLVRRDLKSRYKDSVLGFVWTLVRPLTQLLIYAIVIGQVLGAARGIPDFAIYVFTGLTAYGLFSDIISGTTASIVNNAGLIKKIYLPREIFPLASVGSAGFNFLIQFAILLVATIVIGKPPLHDETWYLIPSVLLLLVYGTAFGLLLAAINVYLRDVQYLVEVVLLLLLWASPIVYSWKMVRDALGHGIWLDIYTDNPVTLAVLGFQKAMWVGGQGTAVYPDQLLLRMGIAFVIGILLLLGFQRVFARLQGNFAQVV
- a CDS encoding glycosyltransferase family 4 protein, with the protein product MPSIEPLDQPAATDRRRILVVTPDTLGVRMAGPAIRAWEIATALSEFADVRLISTNKAEGVSSERFHVAFADDQRLRTHVDWAEVLVFQGHTLRSHPWIKQTDTIIVADIYDPMHLEQLEQGKDFDPETRIAVAVDTVEVLNDQLERADFMVCASEKQRDFWLGQLAGLARINPATYDRDPSLRSLLGVAPFGVQNEPPVQKTHGIKGTVPGIGPDDKVIIWGGGIYNWFDPLTLIEAVAVARRNHPDLRLFFMGAAHPNPDIPAMAMAVEARRRAEELGLTGEAVFFNESWVPYNDRADYLLDADLGVSTHYEHLETAFSFRTRILDYLWASLPIISTDGDTFAGIIRGNDLGRVVPPEDVEALAAAIEELLYDDEARRSIAANVAAYARDHTWEHTLRDLVDFCKDPSPAPDRVAGIESERTRITNDLLKRVHGLESSSSWRLTRPMRAVSEWVAARGRKL
- a CDS encoding glycosyltransferase family 2 protein, which gives rise to MTLMVRDEADIVGAMIDHHLAQGVDTLIVTDNGSVDGTKELLEDYAARGLLVLHHDPEHRKQQAPTVTRMAREAATEHGADWVINADADEFWLPRAGGMTLKKAFSGIPTSIQAFDVPVHDMIGPAALAGTGLQRLLYRDLRSVEALQRVGLKAHATHDAVHIGDPEVEVVQGNHFVSLENRGPVPDGFEVEVLHFPWRSWSQYSRKVRNAGSAYENSELTPSPNHHGMRDYRRLQDGVLYPLYLCRHPGEEELAAGIASGEYVLDRRIADTVASPVADEPVDHVTEPAERAVGLAIADLDRRLSLADDRAARAEADAAAARAELGRTTEELRALHAQLDRVLSRRVVRAVDGAARLLRRGR